A single window of Balaenoptera acutorostrata chromosome X, mBalAcu1.1, whole genome shotgun sequence DNA harbors:
- the FTSJ1 gene encoding putative tRNA (cytidine(32)/guanosine(34)-2'-O)-methyltransferase isoform X1, translating into MCDRHSDQLRIQTEALRLLTGLRSRRGSGCWRTGLLRSASPHSESLRAASACCWQVPGQTVCEMGRTSKDKRDVYYRLAKENGWRARSAFKLLQLDEEFQLFQGVTRAVDLCAAPGSWSQVLSQKIGGQGSGHVVAVDLQAMAPLPGVLQIQGDITQLSTAKEIIQHFEGCPADLVVCDGAPDVTGLHDVDEYMQAQLLLAALNIATHVLKPGGCFVAKIFRGRDVTLIYSQLRVFFSTVLCAKPKSSRNSSIEAFAVCKGYDPPEGFLPDLTKPLLDHSYDPDFNQLDGPTRIIVPFVTCGDLSAYDSDRSYPLDLEDGSEYKYTPPTQPPISPPYQEACTLKKKGRLAKEIRPQDCPISTVDTLPQSLAAPQRHTLLASEVEDSEMNRSP; encoded by the exons ATGTGCGACAGACATTCGGATCAACTAAGAATACAAACTGAAGCCCTACGACTTCTCACCGGTTTGCGCTCTCGCCGAGGCTCGGGCTGCTGGAGGACCGGCCTCCTTCGTTCCGCTTCTCCCCACTCCGAAAGTTTAAG GGCGGCGTCAGCTTGCTGTTGGCAGGTCCCTGGGCAAACAGTGTGTGAGATGGGACGGACGTCAAAGGACAAGCGGGATGTCTACTACCGCCTAGCCAAGGAGAATGGCTGGCGTGCCCGCAGTGCCTTCAAGCTGCTACAACTTGACGAGGAATTCCAACTCTTCCAAG GTGTGACGCGGGCAGTTGACCTGTGTGCGGCCCCGGGCAGCTGGAGCCAGGTGCTGAGCCAGAAGATTGG GGGCCAGGGGTCCGGCCATGTCGTGGCCGTGGATCTTCAGGCTATGGCTCCACTACCAGGTGTGTTACAGATCCAGGGGGATATCACCCAG CTGTCCACTGCCAAGGAGATCATCCAGCACTTTGAGGGCTGCCCCGCCGACCTAGTGGTGTGCGACGGGGCTCCTGATG TAACCGGCCTCCATGATGTCGATGAGTATATGCAGGCCCAGCTCCTCCTAGCC gctCTGAACATTGCTACACATGTCTTGAAGCCAGGGGGCTGCTTTGTGGCCAAG ATCTTCCGAGGCCGGGATGTGACACTGATCTACAGTCAGCTGCGTGTCTTCTTCTCCACCGTGCTCTGTGCCAAGCCCAAGAGCAGCCGGAACTCCAGCATTG AGGCCTTTGCTGTCTGTAAGGGTTATGACCCCCCTGAGGGCTTCCTGCCAGACCTGACCAAACCCCTGCTGGACCACTCTTACG ATCCAGATTTCAACCAATTAGATGGTCCCACCCGCATCATTGTACCATTTGTGACCTGTGGGGACCTGAGCGCCTATGATTCGGACCGCAGTTACCCACTGGAT CTAGAGGACGGCTCAGAATACAAGTATACTCCGCCCACGCAGCCCCCCATCTCACCACCGTACCAGGAGGCCTGCACCTTGAAGAAGAAGGGGCGGCTGGCCAAGGAGATCCGCCCCCAGGACTGCCCCATCAGCACAGTGGACACGTTGCCCCAGTCCCTGGCCGCCCCACAGCGCCACACCCTGCTGGCCTCTGAG GTGGAAGACAGTGAAATGAACCGTTCGCCTTAA
- the FTSJ1 gene encoding putative tRNA (cytidine(32)/guanosine(34)-2'-O)-methyltransferase isoform X2: protein MCDRHSDQLRIQTEALRLLTGLRSRRGSGCWRTGLLRSASPHSESLRAASACCWQVPGQTVCEMGRTSKDKRDVYYRLAKENGWRARSAFKLLQLDEEFQLFQGVTRAVDLCAAPGSWSQVLSQKIGGQGSGHVVAVDLQAMAPLPGVLQIQGDITQLSTAKEIIQHFEGCPADLVVCDGAPDVTGLHDVDEYMQAQLLLAALNIATHVLKPGGCFVAKIFRGRDVTLIYSQLRVFFSTVLCAKPKSSRNSSIEAFAVCKGYDPPEGFLPDLTKPLLDHSYDFNQLDGPTRIIVPFVTCGDLSAYDSDRSYPLDLEDGSEYKYTPPTQPPISPPYQEACTLKKKGRLAKEIRPQDCPISTVDTLPQSLAAPQRHTLLASEVEDSEMNRSP from the exons ATGTGCGACAGACATTCGGATCAACTAAGAATACAAACTGAAGCCCTACGACTTCTCACCGGTTTGCGCTCTCGCCGAGGCTCGGGCTGCTGGAGGACCGGCCTCCTTCGTTCCGCTTCTCCCCACTCCGAAAGTTTAAG GGCGGCGTCAGCTTGCTGTTGGCAGGTCCCTGGGCAAACAGTGTGTGAGATGGGACGGACGTCAAAGGACAAGCGGGATGTCTACTACCGCCTAGCCAAGGAGAATGGCTGGCGTGCCCGCAGTGCCTTCAAGCTGCTACAACTTGACGAGGAATTCCAACTCTTCCAAG GTGTGACGCGGGCAGTTGACCTGTGTGCGGCCCCGGGCAGCTGGAGCCAGGTGCTGAGCCAGAAGATTGG GGGCCAGGGGTCCGGCCATGTCGTGGCCGTGGATCTTCAGGCTATGGCTCCACTACCAGGTGTGTTACAGATCCAGGGGGATATCACCCAG CTGTCCACTGCCAAGGAGATCATCCAGCACTTTGAGGGCTGCCCCGCCGACCTAGTGGTGTGCGACGGGGCTCCTGATG TAACCGGCCTCCATGATGTCGATGAGTATATGCAGGCCCAGCTCCTCCTAGCC gctCTGAACATTGCTACACATGTCTTGAAGCCAGGGGGCTGCTTTGTGGCCAAG ATCTTCCGAGGCCGGGATGTGACACTGATCTACAGTCAGCTGCGTGTCTTCTTCTCCACCGTGCTCTGTGCCAAGCCCAAGAGCAGCCGGAACTCCAGCATTG AGGCCTTTGCTGTCTGTAAGGGTTATGACCCCCCTGAGGGCTTCCTGCCAGACCTGACCAAACCCCTGCTGGACCACTCTTACG ATTTCAACCAATTAGATGGTCCCACCCGCATCATTGTACCATTTGTGACCTGTGGGGACCTGAGCGCCTATGATTCGGACCGCAGTTACCCACTGGAT CTAGAGGACGGCTCAGAATACAAGTATACTCCGCCCACGCAGCCCCCCATCTCACCACCGTACCAGGAGGCCTGCACCTTGAAGAAGAAGGGGCGGCTGGCCAAGGAGATCCGCCCCCAGGACTGCCCCATCAGCACAGTGGACACGTTGCCCCAGTCCCTGGCCGCCCCACAGCGCCACACCCTGCTGGCCTCTGAG GTGGAAGACAGTGAAATGAACCGTTCGCCTTAA
- the FTSJ1 gene encoding putative tRNA (cytidine(32)/guanosine(34)-2'-O)-methyltransferase isoform X3: MGRTSKDKRDVYYRLAKENGWRARSAFKLLQLDEEFQLFQGVTRAVDLCAAPGSWSQVLSQKIGGQGSGHVVAVDLQAMAPLPGVLQIQGDITQLSTAKEIIQHFEGCPADLVVCDGAPDVTGLHDVDEYMQAQLLLAALNIATHVLKPGGCFVAKIFRGRDVTLIYSQLRVFFSTVLCAKPKSSRNSSIEAFAVCKGYDPPEGFLPDLTKPLLDHSYDPDFNQLDGPTRIIVPFVTCGDLSAYDSDRSYPLDLEDGSEYKYTPPTQPPISPPYQEACTLKKKGRLAKEIRPQDCPISTVDTLPQSLAAPQRHTLLASEVEDSEMNRSP; the protein is encoded by the exons ATGGGACGGACGTCAAAGGACAAGCGGGATGTCTACTACCGCCTAGCCAAGGAGAATGGCTGGCGTGCCCGCAGTGCCTTCAAGCTGCTACAACTTGACGAGGAATTCCAACTCTTCCAAG GTGTGACGCGGGCAGTTGACCTGTGTGCGGCCCCGGGCAGCTGGAGCCAGGTGCTGAGCCAGAAGATTGG GGGCCAGGGGTCCGGCCATGTCGTGGCCGTGGATCTTCAGGCTATGGCTCCACTACCAGGTGTGTTACAGATCCAGGGGGATATCACCCAG CTGTCCACTGCCAAGGAGATCATCCAGCACTTTGAGGGCTGCCCCGCCGACCTAGTGGTGTGCGACGGGGCTCCTGATG TAACCGGCCTCCATGATGTCGATGAGTATATGCAGGCCCAGCTCCTCCTAGCC gctCTGAACATTGCTACACATGTCTTGAAGCCAGGGGGCTGCTTTGTGGCCAAG ATCTTCCGAGGCCGGGATGTGACACTGATCTACAGTCAGCTGCGTGTCTTCTTCTCCACCGTGCTCTGTGCCAAGCCCAAGAGCAGCCGGAACTCCAGCATTG AGGCCTTTGCTGTCTGTAAGGGTTATGACCCCCCTGAGGGCTTCCTGCCAGACCTGACCAAACCCCTGCTGGACCACTCTTACG ATCCAGATTTCAACCAATTAGATGGTCCCACCCGCATCATTGTACCATTTGTGACCTGTGGGGACCTGAGCGCCTATGATTCGGACCGCAGTTACCCACTGGAT CTAGAGGACGGCTCAGAATACAAGTATACTCCGCCCACGCAGCCCCCCATCTCACCACCGTACCAGGAGGCCTGCACCTTGAAGAAGAAGGGGCGGCTGGCCAAGGAGATCCGCCCCCAGGACTGCCCCATCAGCACAGTGGACACGTTGCCCCAGTCCCTGGCCGCCCCACAGCGCCACACCCTGCTGGCCTCTGAG GTGGAAGACAGTGAAATGAACCGTTCGCCTTAA
- the FTSJ1 gene encoding putative tRNA (cytidine(32)/guanosine(34)-2'-O)-methyltransferase isoform X5, which translates to MSWPWIFRLWLHYQLSTAKEIIQHFEGCPADLVVCDGAPDVTGLHDVDEYMQAQLLLAALNIATHVLKPGGCFVAKIFRGRDVTLIYSQLRVFFSTVLCAKPKSSRNSSIEAFAVCKGYDPPEGFLPDLTKPLLDHSYDPDFNQLDGPTRIIVPFVTCGDLSAYDSDRSYPLDLEDGSEYKYTPPTQPPISPPYQEACTLKKKGRLAKEIRPQDCPISTVDTLPQSLAAPQRHTLLASEVEDSEMNRSP; encoded by the exons ATGTCGTGGCCGTGGATCTTCAGGCTATGGCTCCACTACCAG CTGTCCACTGCCAAGGAGATCATCCAGCACTTTGAGGGCTGCCCCGCCGACCTAGTGGTGTGCGACGGGGCTCCTGATG TAACCGGCCTCCATGATGTCGATGAGTATATGCAGGCCCAGCTCCTCCTAGCC gctCTGAACATTGCTACACATGTCTTGAAGCCAGGGGGCTGCTTTGTGGCCAAG ATCTTCCGAGGCCGGGATGTGACACTGATCTACAGTCAGCTGCGTGTCTTCTTCTCCACCGTGCTCTGTGCCAAGCCCAAGAGCAGCCGGAACTCCAGCATTG AGGCCTTTGCTGTCTGTAAGGGTTATGACCCCCCTGAGGGCTTCCTGCCAGACCTGACCAAACCCCTGCTGGACCACTCTTACG ATCCAGATTTCAACCAATTAGATGGTCCCACCCGCATCATTGTACCATTTGTGACCTGTGGGGACCTGAGCGCCTATGATTCGGACCGCAGTTACCCACTGGAT CTAGAGGACGGCTCAGAATACAAGTATACTCCGCCCACGCAGCCCCCCATCTCACCACCGTACCAGGAGGCCTGCACCTTGAAGAAGAAGGGGCGGCTGGCCAAGGAGATCCGCCCCCAGGACTGCCCCATCAGCACAGTGGACACGTTGCCCCAGTCCCTGGCCGCCCCACAGCGCCACACCCTGCTGGCCTCTGAG GTGGAAGACAGTGAAATGAACCGTTCGCCTTAA
- the FTSJ1 gene encoding putative tRNA (cytidine(32)/guanosine(34)-2'-O)-methyltransferase isoform X4 has product MAPLPGVLQIQGDITQLSTAKEIIQHFEGCPADLVVCDGAPDVTGLHDVDEYMQAQLLLAALNIATHVLKPGGCFVAKIFRGRDVTLIYSQLRVFFSTVLCAKPKSSRNSSIEAFAVCKGYDPPEGFLPDLTKPLLDHSYDPDFNQLDGPTRIIVPFVTCGDLSAYDSDRSYPLDLEDGSEYKYTPPTQPPISPPYQEACTLKKKGRLAKEIRPQDCPISTVDTLPQSLAAPQRHTLLASEVEDSEMNRSP; this is encoded by the exons ATGGCTCCACTACCAGGTGTGTTACAGATCCAGGGGGATATCACCCAG CTGTCCACTGCCAAGGAGATCATCCAGCACTTTGAGGGCTGCCCCGCCGACCTAGTGGTGTGCGACGGGGCTCCTGATG TAACCGGCCTCCATGATGTCGATGAGTATATGCAGGCCCAGCTCCTCCTAGCC gctCTGAACATTGCTACACATGTCTTGAAGCCAGGGGGCTGCTTTGTGGCCAAG ATCTTCCGAGGCCGGGATGTGACACTGATCTACAGTCAGCTGCGTGTCTTCTTCTCCACCGTGCTCTGTGCCAAGCCCAAGAGCAGCCGGAACTCCAGCATTG AGGCCTTTGCTGTCTGTAAGGGTTATGACCCCCCTGAGGGCTTCCTGCCAGACCTGACCAAACCCCTGCTGGACCACTCTTACG ATCCAGATTTCAACCAATTAGATGGTCCCACCCGCATCATTGTACCATTTGTGACCTGTGGGGACCTGAGCGCCTATGATTCGGACCGCAGTTACCCACTGGAT CTAGAGGACGGCTCAGAATACAAGTATACTCCGCCCACGCAGCCCCCCATCTCACCACCGTACCAGGAGGCCTGCACCTTGAAGAAGAAGGGGCGGCTGGCCAAGGAGATCCGCCCCCAGGACTGCCCCATCAGCACAGTGGACACGTTGCCCCAGTCCCTGGCCGCCCCACAGCGCCACACCCTGCTGGCCTCTGAG GTGGAAGACAGTGAAATGAACCGTTCGCCTTAA